Proteins encoded within one genomic window of Cucumis sativus cultivar 9930 chromosome 3, Cucumber_9930_V3, whole genome shotgun sequence:
- the LOC101210488 gene encoding spastin isoform X2 codes for MDSVNGVPVSNERYASKFKGYFNLSQEEIAKAVRAEEWGIIDDAILHYQNANRILTEASSTAVPSFISSSEQEKVKSYRQKISKWQSQVSDRLATLSIRAGVTSPNKSSSNHVQRAGNASKMPNKKPVLRSSSHSGANNPITRSQPANVGTSQSTREVPDGYDPKLVEMINTAIVDRSPSVKWDDIAGLQKAKQALLEMVILPTKRRDLFTGLRKPARGLLLFGPPGNGKTMLAKAVASESDATFFNLSAASFTSKWLGESEKLVRTLFMVAKSRQPSVIFMDEIDSVMSSRHAGEHEASRRLKSEFLVQFDGVTSNSTDLVIVIGATNKPQELDDAVLRRLVKRIYIPLPDENGRRLLLKHNLKGQSYSLPTRDLERLVKQTEGYSGSDLQALCEEAAMMPIRELGGNILTVKADQIRSLKYEDFQEAMKVIRPSLSKSSWKEIEEWNQSFGSN; via the exons ATGGACAGCGTCAATGGAGTTCCTGTTTCGAACGAGCGATATGCTTCCAAGTTCAAAGGGTACTTTAATTTGTCGCAGGAGGAGATCGCCAAGGCCGTCAGGGCGGAGGAGTGGGGCATAATCGACGATGCGATCCTGCACTACCAGAATGCTAACCGCATTCTGACTGAGGCCAGTTCAACCGCTGTGCCTTCGTTTATCAGTTCCAG CGAACAAGAAAAGGTGAAATCTTATAGACAAAAAATCTCAAAGTGGCAAAGTCAAGTTTCTGATAGATTAGCAACTCTAAGTATTCGAGCAG GTGTTACATCGCCAAACAAG aGCTCCTCGAATCATGTGCAAAGAGCTGGAAACGCTTCAAAAATGCCAAACAAAAAGCCAGTGTTAAGGAGCTCTTCTCACAGTGGTGCAAATAATCCAATAACAAGAAGTCAACCAGCTAATGTTGGAACTTCACAATCTACTCGAGAAGTTCCCGATGGATATGATCCAAAATTGGTTGAAATGATAAACACTGCTATAGTGGATCGAAGTCCTTCTGTAAAATGGGATGATATTG CTGGACTTCAGAAGGCAAAGCAAGCTTTACTGGAGATGGTTATTTTGCCCACAAAGAGAAGAGATTTATTTACTGGTCTTCGAAAGCCAGCTAGAG GTCTTCTTCTCTTCGGTCCACCTGGTAATGGGAAAACTATGCTTGCTAAAGCTGTAGCTTCAGAATCAGACGCCACTTTTTTTAACTTGTCAGCCGCATCCTTCACATCAAAATGG TTAGGAGAAAGTGAAAAGCTTGTACGGACTCTCTTCATGGTGGCTAAGTCCAGGCAGCCCTCTGTAATTTTCATGGATGAA ATTGATAGTGTTATGTCGTCGAGGCATGCCGGTGAACATGAAGCTAGCAGGAGGCTGAAGTCTGAGTTTCTTGTACAGTTTGATGGCGTAACATCCAATTCTACTGATCTTGTAATCGTTATTG GTGCAACTAATAAGCCCCAAGAATTGGATGATGCAGTTCTTAGGAGATTG GTGAAGAGAATTTACATTCCCTTGCCAGATGAAAACGGTAGAAGACTTCTTCTCAAGCACAACCTCAAGGGACAGTCATATTCTTTACCAA CTAGAGATCTAGAAAGACTAGTTAAACAGACTGAAG GATACTCTGGAAGTGATCTACAAGCCTTGTGCGAGGAAGCTGCAATGATGCCAATTAGGGAGCTAGGTGGAAACATTCTCACAGTAAAAGCAGATCAG ATAAGGTCATTAAAGTATGAAGATTTCCAGGAGGCAATGAAGGTCATTAGACCCAGTTTAAGCAAAAGCAGTTGGAAGGAGATTGAAGAATGGAACCAGAGTTTTGGATCCAATTAG
- the LOC101210488 gene encoding spastin isoform X1 translates to MSFLKGVVDYIGSIFSETSSIHDSPQNRSHEGASTIMDSVNGVPVSNERYASKFKGYFNLSQEEIAKAVRAEEWGIIDDAILHYQNANRILTEASSTAVPSFISSSEQEKVKSYRQKISKWQSQVSDRLATLSIRAGVTSPNKSSSNHVQRAGNASKMPNKKPVLRSSSHSGANNPITRSQPANVGTSQSTREVPDGYDPKLVEMINTAIVDRSPSVKWDDIAGLQKAKQALLEMVILPTKRRDLFTGLRKPARGLLLFGPPGNGKTMLAKAVASESDATFFNLSAASFTSKWLGESEKLVRTLFMVAKSRQPSVIFMDEIDSVMSSRHAGEHEASRRLKSEFLVQFDGVTSNSTDLVIVIGATNKPQELDDAVLRRLVKRIYIPLPDENGRRLLLKHNLKGQSYSLPTRDLERLVKQTEGYSGSDLQALCEEAAMMPIRELGGNILTVKADQIRSLKYEDFQEAMKVIRPSLSKSSWKEIEEWNQSFGSN, encoded by the exons ATGAGTTTTCTCAAAGGTGTAGTTGACTATATTGGGTCGATCTTCTCAGAAACGAGCTCAATTCACGATTCGCCGCAGAACCGGAGCCACGAGGGTGCTTCAACAATCATGGACAGCGTCAATGGAGTTCCTGTTTCGAACGAGCGATATGCTTCCAAGTTCAAAGGGTACTTTAATTTGTCGCAGGAGGAGATCGCCAAGGCCGTCAGGGCGGAGGAGTGGGGCATAATCGACGATGCGATCCTGCACTACCAGAATGCTAACCGCATTCTGACTGAGGCCAGTTCAACCGCTGTGCCTTCGTTTATCAGTTCCAG CGAACAAGAAAAGGTGAAATCTTATAGACAAAAAATCTCAAAGTGGCAAAGTCAAGTTTCTGATAGATTAGCAACTCTAAGTATTCGAGCAG GTGTTACATCGCCAAACAAG aGCTCCTCGAATCATGTGCAAAGAGCTGGAAACGCTTCAAAAATGCCAAACAAAAAGCCAGTGTTAAGGAGCTCTTCTCACAGTGGTGCAAATAATCCAATAACAAGAAGTCAACCAGCTAATGTTGGAACTTCACAATCTACTCGAGAAGTTCCCGATGGATATGATCCAAAATTGGTTGAAATGATAAACACTGCTATAGTGGATCGAAGTCCTTCTGTAAAATGGGATGATATTG CTGGACTTCAGAAGGCAAAGCAAGCTTTACTGGAGATGGTTATTTTGCCCACAAAGAGAAGAGATTTATTTACTGGTCTTCGAAAGCCAGCTAGAG GTCTTCTTCTCTTCGGTCCACCTGGTAATGGGAAAACTATGCTTGCTAAAGCTGTAGCTTCAGAATCAGACGCCACTTTTTTTAACTTGTCAGCCGCATCCTTCACATCAAAATGG TTAGGAGAAAGTGAAAAGCTTGTACGGACTCTCTTCATGGTGGCTAAGTCCAGGCAGCCCTCTGTAATTTTCATGGATGAA ATTGATAGTGTTATGTCGTCGAGGCATGCCGGTGAACATGAAGCTAGCAGGAGGCTGAAGTCTGAGTTTCTTGTACAGTTTGATGGCGTAACATCCAATTCTACTGATCTTGTAATCGTTATTG GTGCAACTAATAAGCCCCAAGAATTGGATGATGCAGTTCTTAGGAGATTG GTGAAGAGAATTTACATTCCCTTGCCAGATGAAAACGGTAGAAGACTTCTTCTCAAGCACAACCTCAAGGGACAGTCATATTCTTTACCAA CTAGAGATCTAGAAAGACTAGTTAAACAGACTGAAG GATACTCTGGAAGTGATCTACAAGCCTTGTGCGAGGAAGCTGCAATGATGCCAATTAGGGAGCTAGGTGGAAACATTCTCACAGTAAAAGCAGATCAG ATAAGGTCATTAAAGTATGAAGATTTCCAGGAGGCAATGAAGGTCATTAGACCCAGTTTAAGCAAAAGCAGTTGGAAGGAGATTGAAGAATGGAACCAGAGTTTTGGATCCAATTAG